Sequence from the Clostridia bacterium genome:
CGTGGCTGGCTCCAGAACCTGCCGAACGGGCCGTTTGAGACGGAGCCTTTTGTCGACGATACGTACGGCGGACCCGAGCCCGACAACGCGCATCTTTCCGGGGTCATTCTTCGCCTCAACGAAGACGGAACCCCGCCTGCGGACAATCCGTTCTTTGGCGTCGGCGCATCGATGGGCGGCGAGGTCGGAGGGAACATCCAGAAGATCTATTCCTACGGACACCGCAACGGCTTCGGGATGGCCTTCGACCCATATTCCGGCCAGTTATGGGAAACCGAGAATGGCGACGATGCGTTCAGCGAACTGAATCGCGTTGAAGCTGGGATGAATGGCGGCTGGATCCAGATAGCCGGCCCTCTGCACCGCTTCTTCGACTTCAAGGAGATCGAGACGACCATGTTCGGCGGCGCCCTGCAACAAGTGCGATACCCGCCTACTCGCCTGGCGGATGCGCCTGGACTCGCCCTGGGGCGCCTGTTTATGCTGCCGGGAGCCAAATATGTGGATCCCGAGCTCAGTTGGAAATTTGAGTCCGGACCGGCGGGAACGACGTTCGTACGTGGATCCGCCCTTGGCCAGCAGAACGACGGCACGCTCTGGATCGGATCTTCCCGCGGCTTTCAGCAGGTCGGTGGAACCGGTGGCAGCCTGTACCGGTTCAAGCTTACGCGCAACCGGCTGAAAGTCGATGTTTCTGATCCGAGGCTTGCCGAGCGCGTCGCAGACAATGTGGCGAAATTCGACGGTACCGAAAGCGAATCGCTCATCGTTGGGAAAGGCTTTGGGACCACTCCGGCTATCGAACAGGGGCCCGACGGCAATCTCTACGTCGTGTCGGTAACCGATGGCGCCATATACAAGATCAGTCGCAAGCCGTAAGGCAAGTGATAAGCGCCCGAGCTGCGGCCGCAGCGGACCATGCTGCGGCCGACTTCATCAACCCCCGCCGCCCAGAGCGCGGTCCAGGTTGAAGGCGGAACTGATCAAGGCGAGGTGCGTGAACGCCTGGGGGAAGTTTCCTAACGCCTCACCGCGCGGGCCGGTCTGCTCTGCGAACAAACCCACGTGGTTCGCGTAGCCCAACATGCGCTCGAACATCAGGCGCGCGTCGGCAAGACGAGAACGATCCACCTTGCCGGCCCGGGTCAGCGCCTCCACCAGCCAGAAGGTGCACATGTTGAACGTTCCCTCCCGCCCTCGCAACCCGTCGGGAGCTTCCTCGACGTTGTACCGATAAACGAGGCTGTCAGAGACAAGCCCCCGCTGGCTCGGCGGGCGTCGGATGGCGTCGATCGTGGATATCATCCGGGGATCGGTGGGTGACATGAAGAAGACCAACGGCATGATCAGCGCCGAGGCGTCGAGAGACTCGCTTCCGTAGTACTGGGTGAAGGCATTCCGGTCCTCACTCCAGCCGCATTTCTGAACCTCGTCGTAGATCTCGTCCCGAGTGGCCAGCCATCGCTCCCGATCGGCCGGAAAAGAGCGCTTTTCTGCCAGCCGTAGCGCACGGTCGAGCGCTACCCAGCACATCACACGTGAGTAGACGAAGTGCTGCCGGCCGCTACGGACTTCCCAGATCGCCTCGTCCTTCTGCTTCCAGTTGGTGCACAGCCAATTCATCAGGCGCCGCAAGTACGACCACATCTCGTAGGAGATCGGTGTTCCGTACTTGTTGTACAGGTACACAGAGTCCATCAGCTCCCCGTAGATATCCAGCTGAAGCTGTTTGCAGGCGTCATTTCCGATCCGCACTGGCGCGGAGCCGCAATAGCCTTCGAAGTGAGCGAGGATCTCCTCCGTAACTTCGCGTCGCCCGTCGATTCCGTAGAGAACCTGCAGCCCGCCATCCCCATCCAGTTCGCGGCATCGGGCCTCCATCCATTCCATGAAGTGTGCCGCTTCTTCGGTAAACCCGATGCGGATCAAGCTGTACACCGTGAACGCGGCATCGCGAAGCCAGGTGTAGCGATAGTCCCAATTTCGCGTTCCGCCGAGCGCTTCGGGCAGGCTGCATGTCGGAGCGGCAACAATCGCGCCAGTGGGGGCGAATACCAGAAGCTTGAGGACCAGG
This genomic interval carries:
- a CDS encoding PQQ-dependent sugar dehydrogenase; protein product: MRHFAKPLLIALAVFTLAGRVGADSIPVEVLDPSLQVTTVLNSGISQPIGIVFLAQNDFFVLEKASGQVKRVINGVIQPTPVLDLAVNSASERGLLSLVLHPNFPATPFVYIRWTESSTGVDTGVISAVPLLGNRVDRFVWNGSTLVFDSNIIMLRSLQTDNIPVPGHPGTNNANQAGNHNGGVMRFGPDGKLYIFMGDQGRRGWLQNLPNGPFETEPFVDDTYGGPEPDNAHLSGVILRLNEDGTPPADNPFFGVGASMGGEVGGNIQKIYSYGHRNGFGMAFDPYSGQLWETENGDDAFSELNRVEAGMNGGWIQIAGPLHRFFDFKEIETTMFGGALQQVRYPPTRLADAPGLALGRLFMLPGAKYVDPELSWKFESGPAGTTFVRGSALGQQNDGTLWIGSSRGFQQVGGTGGSLYRFKLTRNRLKVDVSDPRLAERVADNVAKFDGTESESLIVGKGFGTTPAIEQGPDGNLYVVSVTDGAIYKISRKP
- a CDS encoding glycoside hydrolase family 15 protein, giving the protein MGYLPIENYAVVGNLRTVALVGINGSIDWFCFPNFDSPSIFGAILDERKGGRFRIGPASTDGVVCKQMYWPDTNVLITRFLSDQGVAEILDYMPVGAPRAQTGFHGLIRHVRVVRGRVMFRLECNPAFNYGRDPHQTELVHGGATFHTKQLSLALASDRPLTRDGTGVVLEFSLGAEETLSFELHELEPGSADQPIGVTEEECKKLFEQTVGYWRDWLAHCTYIGRWREMVRRSALVLKLLVFAPTGAIVAAPTCSLPEALGGTRNWDYRYTWLRDAAFTVYSLIRIGFTEEAAHFMEWMEARCRELDGDGGLQVLYGIDGRREVTEEILAHFEGYCGSAPVRIGNDACKQLQLDIYGELMDSVYLYNKYGTPISYEMWSYLRRLMNWLCTNWKQKDEAIWEVRSGRQHFVYSRVMCWVALDRALRLAEKRSFPADRERWLATRDEIYDEVQKCGWSEDRNAFTQYYGSESLDASALIMPLVFFMSPTDPRMISTIDAIRRPPSQRGLVSDSLVYRYNVEEAPDGLRGREGTFNMCTFWLVEALTRAGKVDRSRLADARLMFERMLGYANHVGLFAEQTGPRGEALGNFPQAFTHLALISSAFNLDRALGGGG